GAAAGCCCGCGAAAAGGCAGCAGAATATGACTTGCCCATCAAGTTGATCCGTGCAGAGTACAATTTTGATGGCTCACATCTGACCTTTTTCTTCACTTCTGAGCAACGTGTTGACTTTCGTGCCCTGGTTCGTGACCTGGCACAGATATTCCATACGCACATCGAACTGAGGCAAATCGGTGTCCGGGATGAGGCGAAACTCATCCAGGGCATTGGCCCTTGTGGGCGGTTGTTATGCTGCACTACCCACCTGTGTGACTTTATCCCTGTTTCCATTAAAATGGCCAAGCAGCAAAGCCTGCCTTTGAGCCCCACTGAAATATCCGGCATCTGCGGTCGTCTACTATGCTGCCTGACGTATGAGAATGAATTCTATGAAGAAGCTATCCAGAAGATGCCTAAGGTAGGGAAAACAGTCAGCACGCCGGATGGCGTAGGCAAAGTCACTGGCTACAATGTGCTGAAGCAGACCGTTCAGGTCGAATTGGAAAGCGGCTCGGTAATTGAGGTGCCTTTAGCTAAGATTGATGCGCAACCCCAGCCTGAACGCAGCGAACGAGAGGGCAGAAAAAAGTCCTGAGCCATTTAGTTTGGAGCCCTGGCACGGTGACACTGGTAATAGGCGCGGAGATTTTCGACCACTGATTGTGGAACCATAACTTCACCCAGTTTGCTGCTGGTTGGCATGTCCTCGCCATGAAAATCAGTTCCCCCCGTTACCAGCAAGCTATACTTTGCGGCCAACTGGAGCAAGAAATCCGTCTCATCAGGGGTATAGGCTGGATAATATACTTCCAGGCCTACCAGGCCGTGAGCTACTAGCTCTGGTACTAGGTGGCTTATAGACAATGGATGAGCCAGAACGGGTAGTCCCTGTGCGGCGAGGATAGTCTGTACGGCTTCCACTGGTGAGAGTTTGGGGCGTTTTACGTAGGCCGGGCCACCCCGACTAATGTACAAATCGAACGCCTCATCAATAGAGGAAACATAGCCCTTTTCTAACATGGCCCGCGCAATGTGCGGGCGCCCAATAGCGCCCGCACCAGCAATTTGCTGGATTCTCTCCCAATCCAGGGGTATGCCCATCTGAGCTAACTTGGATATGATCCTCTGCGCCCGCTTCAGGCGCAATTCACGGAACAGAGCCAATTTTTGGCAGAGGATGGGATCCCTGTAAGCCACATAATATCCCAAGACATGCACCTCAGAGCGAGGCATCTCCGCGCTGATCTCTACGCCGGGGATGACCTCCAAGCAAGTGCCTCGGGCTGCCTCCAGCGCCTCTGCGATTCCTTCCGTGGTGTCATGGTCGGTGATGCCAATGGCTGTCAAGCCAAGTTCAAGCGCCCTGTGCACTACCTCCGCAGGAGAGAGCTGACCGTCAGACGCGGTTGTATGCACATGGAGGTCGACTTGGCCACAGCTCATCGCTTTTGCACAATGAACTTAATTGCGGTTCTTTCCTGGTCACCGATGGTTACTTCTGTGAAGGATGGAATGCAGACAATGTCAATTCCATCCTCAGCCAGGTAGCCGCGAGCGATGGCCACTGCTTTGACAGCTTGATTCACCGCTCCTGCCCCAATAGCTTGGACCTCTGCGTACCCGCTCTCTCTAATTACGCCGGCAATGGCGCCTGCAACTGCTGTAGACCTGGATTTGGCCGATACTTTGAGGATATCCATGTTCGTCGCTCCTTCGGTGTCCATCTGCTGGGAATGCCCACCCGTGGACAAAGCCAGTGACTAAGCCGAGTTCTTTGCTTTGGGATGCTGGCTTGTCACTTGGCATAATCAACAGCCCTTGTCTCTCTGATAACGGTGACTTTGATCTGTCCCGGGTACTCCAGACTTTCCTCGACTTTTTTGGCAATGTCTCTGGAAAGGGTGATAATGCCCAGGTCATCGATCTCGTCTGGTTTCACGATGATACGGATCTCGCGTCCGGCCTGTATAGCGTAGGATTTTTCAACGCCAGCAAAGGAATCAGCTAGTTTTTCCAAGGATTCGACACGCTTGATGTAACTTTCCAGAGTTTCGCGTCGCGCACCAGGGCGTGCACCAGAGATAGCATCCGCTGCCTGGACCAGAACTGCTTCGAGTGTAACAAACTCTTCCTCGCAGTGATGGGCAGCAATTGCGTTCACCACCTCCGCTGGTCGGCCGAATCGTTGTGCAATCTCAGCACCGATACGGGCATGAGAACCTTCCGCCTCATGGCTCACTGCCTTGCCAATATCGTGTAACAACCCGCCTTCCTTAGCCAGAGCCACATTGGCACCTAACTCGGCTGCCATGATACCAGCCAGGTGCGCCGTTTCGATGGAATGCATGAGCACATTCTGGCCGTAACTCGTGCGGTATTTCAGTTGTCCGAGCAATTTAATCAGTTCTGGATGCAAGCCATGGACTCCAGTCTCATAGGCGGCGCGCTCGCCCTCTTCTTCGATGATAGCCTCAACTTCCTGTTGGGCCTTCTTCACCACTTTTTCGATGCGAGCGGGGTGAATTCGTCCATCAAGAATAAGTTTGTTCAGCGCAACACGGGCAATCTCACGTCGCACCGGGTCAAAGCTGGACAGCGTAACGGCTTCCGGCGTATCATCAATGAGCAAATCCACGCCTGTCGCGTTCTCTATCGTGCGGATGTTGCGTCCGCCTCGGCCAATGATACGTCCTTTCATTTCGTCGCTGGGCAGCGCCACGCTGGATACAGTCGTCTCCGCAACTTGATCTGAGGCTACACGCTGAATGGCCAAAGTGATGATTTCGCGTGCCTTACGTTCCGCCTCTTCGCGGGCTTGTTCCTCTACCTCTCTGATCACACGGGCCATGTCTTGACGTGCCTCGTTGGCAACCCTTTGCAAGAGGAGTTCCTTGGCTTCTTCCAGATTGAGATTGGCGATGCGTTGCAGCTCCGCCAGCTCTTTTCTTCGTAACTGCTCCAGTTCATTCCGTTGCTGTTCCAACTGTTTCTCGCGGGCCTCTAACTTACGCGAACGTTCCTCCAGGTCATCTGCCCTGCGATCAAAGCTCACCCTACGCTGTTGTAGCCGGCGTTCCTGCCTTTCCAATTCAGCACGCCGTCGCTTTGCTTCTCGCTCTACCTCATCCCTCATCTTCAGAGCCATTGCCTTGGCTTCCAGTTCGGCCTCTTGAAGACGGGTCTTGGCTTGCGCTAGCATCTCCTCCGCTTGTTCGCGCATCAAGCGTATCTTAGTCCGGGCAGTATACTGCCGAACCAGATATCCCAGCACAAATCCCAATAGGCCTACTGCCAGGCCTAGCATGACACTCACTAGTACGTCGTTCATCTTCGTCTACTTCCTTCTATATGGATATATAGAACAGCCCCACCTTGTGCCTACCTACAGGCAGGCACCACATGGGTCTGAGAAAAAGGAGATCAGGATAATTCCTCCGTTGCAGAGCCTCGCGACTCTTGCCATAGACGGTTCACCGTCTCTTTCACAACATCGTAATCAAAACCTCGCCGTTGCAAAAACCCGCTCAAACGGCGGCAAAAACCCTGGTAATCCAGGCGACTGAGTTGTCGTGCTCGGTCTCGTCCAGCACGATAGGCACTTTCTGCTTCATCAATCTCCTCTATTGCCTCCTCCACAATGGCATCCGATACTCCCTTGCGGCGCAATTCAAAGCG
The Chloroflexota bacterium DNA segment above includes these coding regions:
- the rny gene encoding ribonuclease Y yields the protein MNDVLVSVMLGLAVGLLGFVLGYLVRQYTARTKIRLMREQAEEMLAQAKTRLQEAELEAKAMALKMRDEVEREAKRRRAELERQERRLQQRRVSFDRRADDLEERSRKLEAREKQLEQQRNELEQLRRKELAELQRIANLNLEEAKELLLQRVANEARQDMARVIREVEEQAREEAERKAREIITLAIQRVASDQVAETTVSSVALPSDEMKGRIIGRGGRNIRTIENATGVDLLIDDTPEAVTLSSFDPVRREIARVALNKLILDGRIHPARIEKVVKKAQQEVEAIIEEEGERAAYETGVHGLHPELIKLLGQLKYRTSYGQNVLMHSIETAHLAGIMAAELGANVALAKEGGLLHDIGKAVSHEAEGSHARIGAEIAQRFGRPAEVVNAIAAHHCEEEFVTLEAVLVQAADAISGARPGARRETLESYIKRVESLEKLADSFAGVEKSYAIQAGREIRIIVKPDEIDDLGIITLSRDIAKKVEESLEYPGQIKVTVIRETRAVDYAK
- a CDS encoding PHP domain-containing protein, whose protein sequence is MSCGQVDLHVHTTASDGQLSPAEVVHRALELGLTAIGITDHDTTEGIAEALEAARGTCLEVIPGVEISAEMPRSEVHVLGYYVAYRDPILCQKLALFRELRLKRAQRIISKLAQMGIPLDWERIQQIAGAGAIGRPHIARAMLEKGYVSSIDEAFDLYISRGGPAYVKRPKLSPVEAVQTILAAQGLPVLAHPLSISHLVPELVAHGLVGLEVYYPAYTPDETDFLLQLAAKYSLLVTGGTDFHGEDMPTSSKLGEVMVPQSVVENLRAYYQCHRARAPN
- a CDS encoding stage V sporulation protein S, whose product is MDILKVSAKSRSTAVAGAIAGVIRESGYAEVQAIGAGAVNQAVKAVAIARGYLAEDGIDIVCIPSFTEVTIGDQERTAIKFIVQKR
- a CDS encoding stage 0 sporulation family protein gives rise to the protein MPLVVGVRFKPATKIYYFDPAGLDLHKGDYVVVETARARELGLVIIPPKEVPQEEIVGQLKPVIRKATALDLVNAQHYASQEELALQKAREKAAEYDLPIKLIRAEYNFDGSHLTFFFTSEQRVDFRALVRDLAQIFHTHIELRQIGVRDEAKLIQGIGPCGRLLCCTTHLCDFIPVSIKMAKQQSLPLSPTEISGICGRLLCCLTYENEFYEEAIQKMPKVGKTVSTPDGVGKVTGYNVLKQTVQVELESGSVIEVPLAKIDAQPQPERSEREGRKKS